Proteins from a genomic interval of Bacteroidia bacterium:
- a CDS encoding tetratricopeptide repeat protein, with protein sequence MHKPDFHTDLSQESFEQIERYLLDQMADPEKASFEAEMVKDQILAGQTEGLRNLILSGEIHGLQESMDRFHDDLGEDVGKIKKLNAPFPLKRYLIAAAIGILILIGIFSLLNRGSQHEQLFASYFQADPGLITSMSSGNNYEFNKAMVAYKEGKYKEAIGSWEKLYQNNPQNDSLNYFLGAAHLANEEAEKAILYLENLSPLKESSFQEESFWYLGLAYLKSGEIEKAREFISKSDRPEKAKLLELLSP encoded by the coding sequence ATGCATAAGCCTGATTTTCATACTGACCTAAGCCAGGAATCGTTTGAGCAGATCGAGCGATATTTGCTGGATCAAATGGCGGACCCAGAAAAAGCCAGCTTCGAAGCGGAGATGGTGAAAGACCAAATACTGGCCGGACAAACTGAAGGACTCAGAAACCTAATTCTGAGTGGTGAGATTCATGGCTTGCAGGAAAGCATGGATAGATTTCATGATGATTTAGGAGAAGATGTTGGGAAAATCAAGAAATTGAATGCTCCCTTCCCTTTGAAACGCTACCTGATTGCTGCAGCTATAGGAATATTGATTTTGATAGGTATTTTCAGCCTGCTAAACCGAGGGAGTCAGCATGAGCAATTATTCGCTTCTTATTTCCAGGCAGATCCCGGTCTCATCACAAGTATGAGTAGCGGCAACAATTATGAATTCAATAAAGCGATGGTCGCATACAAGGAAGGGAAATACAAAGAAGCTATCGGAAGTTGGGAAAAGTTATACCAAAACAATCCTCAAAATGATAGCCTGAACTACTTCCTGGGTGCAGCTCATCTGGCAAATGAGGAAGCTGAAAAAGCAATCCTTTACCTGGAAAACCTATCTCCTCTGAAAGAAAGCAGCTTTCAAGAAGAAAGCTTTTGGTACCTGGGACTCGCCTACCTGAAATCGGGTGAGATCGAAAAGGCCCGAGAATTTATTTCCAAAAGCGATCGCCCAGAAAAAGCAAAACTACTTGAACTATTGAGCCCATAA
- a CDS encoding CHAT domain-containing tetratricopeptide repeat protein encodes MKRFLLLLQSIFLFSFFLVGQNSPWLQSLEKALEEKETALAEKLLEEQTSHYWEEQNFDSLSYYPPFVGRVALLSKDADGAADDCLAFVRRLESSTKEPSILRQSWLESSSFFEIVGKTSEAFEQNKTALSYTEKWKESTGEDFGLVYANMGTYSTRLGDLTSASEYYHEALRQYLSYPDTKKESLQIIYNSLGGSMWYASKLDSAQYFYNKALETLEEMEDTPRNLYYRPAILNNNIAAILSMEGRPTESIEAMKSCIQDLEKYIPTIESGIQKQKAQEFMYQAIDNLASIYKDLGNYKKSYDLIQFSARQKKENLPPDSPEQFKSLVLLGQSELYLRDYDIAAQHLDSAIAFIERIPGRFIYWYADAHQHRAEVFKSQKNYEKAEAYYEKCEALLEEAFQGEYDEIVLGFMIEASTFYAQQGKREKALATARKGYDFAKRRLGEESLMTFQLSWNLADIHYLLGDYEEALDLSEESLKIIEGKNIQPASFLDSVQVEYRLPALLLLKSKTRYVLTQKKDLKFLKSILKDLDRGLDILDRRKAFVASEDDIRVLMINNQDFYEFYKQVAYDYFLQSKDQNYIDLLINLHEISLYSRIRERLSENKDIQFAGIPNSVIEQEKEIKGRLDQYIEASALNESDQNRPFSSFVSLSKEWEEYLKMLQKEYPKYYEVRFGTQYATLLDIQENLPPATTAVRYFFIEDQLFVMILSRDLRRLYKLEYNSEDQLIAELSNFPSDPDKVGEIMHKLYQQLWAPFEDEILNEKVVIIPDRELFNLSFDLLTKEPIQNFSELAENCLLSQYALSYNFSLFLVKESEEHAQFNENYIAFAPGFSDEMKESYLNRIQDSLSLDQGYLRMLPQPFILDLTKLMRKSAGGKAFLLEESTKSTFRNQANGHKIIHIGTHAESDNLNPELSRLVFAKNMQGKELTDDNYLHAYEIYSYNLNSHLALLTACETGKPAYQAGEGMISMAHAFNYAGSESILTALWKIDEKSSAEITELFYQEILAGTDKDLALRKAKLTYIEKASGRTLAPEYWAGLVIMGDSSAIEIEENRPNWYWFLGFFLLAALLLMLIRFIRK; translated from the coding sequence GTGAAAAGATTCCTACTCTTACTTCAAAGTATATTTCTCTTCTCCTTTTTTTTAGTTGGCCAGAATAGTCCCTGGCTGCAATCCTTGGAAAAAGCCCTGGAGGAAAAGGAGACTGCGCTTGCGGAAAAGCTACTTGAAGAACAAACTTCACATTATTGGGAAGAACAAAACTTTGATTCGCTTTCTTATTATCCGCCTTTTGTAGGAAGAGTGGCTTTGCTTTCGAAAGATGCTGATGGAGCAGCTGATGATTGTCTGGCTTTTGTACGCCGTCTGGAATCTTCTACAAAAGAGCCTTCCATCCTGAGACAAAGCTGGCTGGAAAGCAGTTCATTTTTTGAAATTGTAGGCAAAACTTCAGAAGCTTTCGAACAAAACAAAACGGCTCTTAGCTATACTGAAAAATGGAAAGAGTCCACCGGAGAAGATTTTGGACTGGTTTACGCTAACATGGGCACATACTCTACTCGTCTGGGTGATTTGACCTCTGCTTCTGAGTACTACCACGAGGCCCTTCGTCAATATCTATCTTATCCCGATACGAAAAAGGAAAGTCTTCAAATCATTTACAATTCTTTGGGGGGCAGTATGTGGTATGCCTCAAAACTGGATAGTGCTCAATATTTCTACAATAAAGCGCTGGAAACATTAGAGGAAATGGAGGATACTCCCCGTAATCTGTATTACCGTCCAGCGATTCTCAACAACAATATTGCTGCTATCCTGAGTATGGAAGGGAGACCGACCGAATCCATAGAAGCGATGAAGTCCTGTATACAGGATTTAGAGAAATATATTCCTACCATCGAAAGCGGAATTCAAAAACAAAAGGCGCAGGAATTCATGTACCAGGCCATCGATAATCTGGCATCTATATACAAGGATTTGGGCAACTACAAAAAGAGTTATGACCTCATCCAGTTTTCCGCCCGCCAGAAAAAGGAAAATCTTCCTCCGGACAGCCCTGAACAATTCAAATCTCTGGTTTTGTTGGGACAATCAGAATTGTACCTGAGAGATTATGATATTGCGGCTCAGCACCTGGATAGTGCGATTGCTTTTATTGAGCGCATTCCTGGCAGATTCATTTATTGGTATGCCGATGCCCATCAACATCGGGCAGAGGTTTTCAAATCTCAAAAAAACTATGAGAAAGCAGAAGCCTATTATGAGAAATGTGAAGCTCTGCTAGAAGAAGCTTTTCAGGGGGAATATGATGAGATCGTTCTGGGATTTATGATTGAGGCTTCTACCTTCTATGCCCAACAAGGAAAAAGAGAAAAAGCACTTGCTACGGCAAGAAAAGGCTATGATTTCGCCAAAAGAAGACTGGGAGAAGAATCTCTGATGACCTTTCAATTAAGCTGGAACCTTGCAGATATTCATTATTTACTAGGAGATTATGAGGAAGCCCTGGATTTAAGCGAGGAAAGCCTAAAGATTATAGAAGGTAAAAATATCCAACCTGCTTCCTTTTTAGACTCTGTACAGGTGGAGTATCGATTACCTGCTTTACTTTTGCTGAAATCCAAAACGCGTTATGTTTTAACCCAAAAGAAGGATCTGAAATTCCTCAAATCTATATTGAAAGATTTGGACAGAGGATTGGATATACTGGATAGAAGAAAGGCCTTTGTCGCTAGCGAGGATGACATCCGCGTCCTCATGATCAATAATCAGGATTTTTATGAATTCTATAAACAGGTTGCCTATGATTATTTCCTTCAAAGCAAGGACCAAAACTACATAGACCTGCTCATAAATCTTCATGAAATAAGCCTTTACAGTCGGATTCGAGAAAGGCTCAGTGAAAATAAAGATATTCAATTCGCTGGCATACCAAATTCCGTAATCGAGCAAGAAAAAGAAATCAAGGGTCGCCTGGACCAGTATATAGAGGCCAGTGCCTTGAATGAATCTGATCAGAACCGTCCCTTCAGCAGTTTTGTTAGTTTGAGTAAGGAGTGGGAAGAATACCTGAAGATGCTTCAAAAAGAGTATCCCAAATATTATGAGGTCCGTTTTGGAACTCAATATGCTACCTTATTGGACATACAGGAAAATTTACCACCAGCTACAACAGCGGTTAGATATTTCTTCATCGAGGACCAGTTATTCGTCATGATCCTGAGTAGAGATTTGAGAAGGCTTTATAAGCTGGAGTATAATTCAGAAGATCAACTTATCGCAGAACTTTCAAATTTCCCTTCTGATCCGGACAAGGTGGGAGAGATCATGCATAAACTGTATCAACAACTTTGGGCTCCTTTCGAAGATGAAATACTGAATGAAAAAGTAGTCATCATTCCTGATCGCGAACTCTTCAATCTGAGTTTTGATTTACTGACAAAAGAGCCGATTCAGAATTTCTCGGAGCTTGCAGAAAATTGCCTGTTATCCCAATACGCCCTTTCTTATAATTTCTCACTCTTTTTGGTAAAAGAATCCGAGGAACATGCTCAGTTCAATGAAAACTACATTGCTTTCGCACCTGGTTTTTCTGACGAAATGAAAGAATCCTATCTGAACCGGATTCAGGATTCCCTAAGTCTGGATCAGGGATATCTACGTATGCTGCCCCAACCTTTCATTCTTGACCTCACCAAATTGATGCGAAAGTCTGCGGGGGGAAAGGCTTTCCTCTTGGAAGAATCGACCAAATCTACCTTCCGCAATCAGGCAAATGGACATAAAATCATCCATATAGGGACCCATGCAGAGTCAGACAATCTCAATCCGGAATTGTCCCGCCTTGTTTTCGCGAAGAATATGCAGGGCAAGGAATTGACCGATGACAACTATCTCCATGCATATGAGATTTACAGCTATAATCTCAATTCTCATTTGGCACTTCTTACTGCTTGCGAAACGGGCAAACCTGCTTATCAGGCTGGAGAAGGTATGATTTCAATGGCTCATGCCTTCAATTATGCAGGAAGTGAAAGTATCCTGACTGCCCTATGGAAAATCGATGAGAAATCCAGTGCTGAGATTACTGAACTTTTTTACCAGGAAATACTAGCGGGGACAGATAAAGACCTTGCCCTTCGAAAAGCAAAGCTGACCTATATTGAAAAGGCTTCTGGTAGAACCCTTGCTCCGGAATACTGGGCAGGTTTGGTAATAATGGGAGACAGTTCGGCTATAGAAATTGAAGAAAACCGCCCCAACTGGTACTGGTTTTTAGGATTTTTCCTCCTCGCAGCTCTCCTCCTGATGCTCATCCGTTTCATCAGAAAGTAG
- a CDS encoding sigma-70 family RNA polymerase sigma factor — translation MQKELTNHTSLLGQEEIIRAIKRNDDLVLKHLYQKNYPKVEQYILKNQGSSPQAKDIFQEAFLAMWKNVKLGKFLPKGETALDGYLYTIARNKWTDFLRSSRFKKTVSVEKDIDLERQHADIPEEEENPHMKNTLTAYSRLGVDCRSLLNRFYFEKKSLKEISDELGIGAASVRNKKYRCMQKLRELAHQESKDYA, via the coding sequence ATGCAGAAAGAGTTGACGAATCATACCAGCTTACTTGGGCAAGAAGAAATCATACGAGCTATAAAGCGTAACGATGATCTTGTTTTGAAGCATCTATATCAAAAAAATTACCCTAAAGTCGAGCAATACATCCTGAAAAATCAGGGTAGCTCTCCTCAAGCCAAAGACATCTTTCAGGAAGCCTTTCTGGCTATGTGGAAAAATGTAAAGTTGGGAAAATTTCTTCCCAAGGGCGAAACGGCTCTGGATGGATATTTATACACCATCGCTCGAAATAAATGGACGGACTTTCTTCGATCTTCCCGTTTCAAAAAAACGGTTTCAGTCGAAAAAGATATAGACCTGGAAAGGCAGCATGCTGATATTCCCGAAGAAGAGGAAAATCCGCATATGAAAAACACCCTGACTGCCTATTCGCGTCTGGGCGTAGACTGCCGTTCTTTGCTCAATCGATTCTATTTTGAGAAAAAGTCTCTGAAAGAAATTTCTGACGAATTGGGAATTGGTGCTGCTTCAGTGCGCAACAAGAAATATCGCTGTATGCAAAAATTGAGAGAATTGGCACATCAAGAAAGCAAGGATTATGCATAA
- a CDS encoding sterol desaturase family protein: protein MNTYLDIFINAYKGYADYLWREISFQVSPFWKNYFWMLVLVSGIFFLLEVLRPWREDQARFRKDFWLDFFYMFFNFFLFSLIIYNASSEVIVRLFNNGIISLTGFDLQASNPMQYWPYWAILLTGFLVRDFIQWWVHRLLHKSPSLWEFHKVHHSVEQMGFAAHLRYHWMENVVYRSLEYIPLALLGIGLHDFFLIHIFTLAWGHYNHANISVDGKVTGGIVVGLVAIFLLSTDYSLSLGWTIGVIAGSALLGAFLLGPYMKYIFNSPEMHIWHHSYHLPEERRSGVNFGLTLAIWDYLWKTNYIPHNGRDIPLGFPGLENFPKSFAEQNLHGFTSKKDQ, encoded by the coding sequence ATGAACACCTACCTCGACATATTTATCAATGCTTACAAAGGCTATGCAGATTATCTCTGGAGAGAGATCAGCTTTCAAGTGAGTCCTTTCTGGAAAAACTATTTCTGGATGCTGGTATTGGTGTCGGGTATTTTCTTTTTGCTGGAGGTGCTCAGACCCTGGCGGGAGGATCAGGCAAGATTCAGGAAAGATTTCTGGTTAGACTTTTTCTATATGTTCTTCAACTTCTTTCTTTTTTCCCTGATCATCTACAATGCATCCTCTGAAGTGATTGTGCGATTGTTTAATAATGGAATCATCTCCCTGACAGGTTTTGACCTTCAAGCTTCAAATCCTATGCAATACTGGCCCTATTGGGCAATCTTGTTGACAGGCTTTCTGGTGCGGGACTTTATTCAGTGGTGGGTACACCGACTTTTACATAAGTCCCCTAGCCTATGGGAATTTCATAAGGTTCATCACAGTGTAGAGCAAATGGGATTTGCTGCCCACCTTCGCTATCATTGGATGGAAAATGTAGTCTATCGCAGTTTAGAATATATTCCCCTCGCATTACTGGGAATAGGTCTACACGATTTTTTCCTCATCCACATCTTTACCCTTGCCTGGGGACATTACAACCATGCCAATATCAGTGTGGATGGTAAAGTGACGGGAGGAATCGTTGTAGGCCTCGTAGCTATATTCCTGCTTAGCACTGACTATTCACTTTCTTTGGGATGGACAATAGGAGTAATTGCCGGATCTGCACTTCTAGGCGCTTTTCTCCTGGGGCCGTATATGAAATATATCTTCAATAGTCCGGAAATGCATATTTGGCATCATTCCTATCACCTTCCGGAAGAGCGAAGATCTGGCGTAAACTTTGGCCTTACCTTAGCCATCTGGGATTACCTATGGAAAACCAACTACATCCCCCACAATGGTCGGGATATCCCCTTAGGCTTTCCCGGTCTGGAAAATTTCCCCAAAAGCTTTGCCGAACAAAATCTACATGGCTTTACTTCTAAAAAAGACCAGTAA
- a CDS encoding cytochrome C, with product MKVEPKGIQHVTQVTFRNLKKSVLTFTLGLLVLTACVKSNSNSTEGEEKPLTGEEVVDGIDVSTGFVAEGDYKIVKANCLGCHSSKLILQNRATREGWEEMIRWMQETQKLHDLGPMEDKILDYLASHYAPKEEGRRKTLEVEEWYVIE from the coding sequence ATGAAGGTCGAACCGAAAGGAATTCAGCATGTAACCCAAGTCACTTTTCGAAACCTGAAAAAATCTGTACTTACGTTCACTTTGGGACTACTTGTCCTCACTGCTTGTGTAAAGTCAAATTCGAATAGTACTGAGGGAGAAGAAAAGCCATTGACGGGAGAAGAAGTAGTGGATGGAATTGATGTTTCTACAGGCTTTGTAGCAGAAGGAGATTATAAAATCGTCAAAGCCAATTGTTTGGGTTGCCACTCAAGCAAGCTCATATTGCAAAATAGAGCGACCAGAGAAGGATGGGAAGAGATGATCAGATGGATGCAGGAAACCCAGAAATTACACGATCTGGGACCTATGGAAGATAAAATCCTGGATTACCTGGCCAGCCATTATGCGCCGAAGGAAGAAGGTCGTCGCAAAACACTGGAAGTAGAAGAATGGTATGTAATAGAGTGA
- a CDS encoding sulfite oxidase — protein MPQDPSKDRRGFLKKSTAAFLASLLGAEMVFAENFPSGLIPQTLLDEGEIPGKHPGLTILNDRPVNAETPPHLLDPLVTPADVLFVRNNGIPPTEIDPQTWTLSFGGESAGSKKSYTLADLKSKFKNYTYQLTLECGGNGRSEFNPPAKGNQWSTGAVGCPKWTGVRLKDVLEDVGVKSDAIYIGYYGKDSHLSGDPNKKPISRGVPLSKAMEDESLIAWAINGEDLPLMNGYPLRLVFGGWPASTSGKWLEKIVIRNKVHDGPKMGGSSYRVPCKPVAPGAKVADEDMCIIESMPVKSLITYPKSGGMLTAGKSLEVRGKAWAGDLEVSDMEISIDFGASWQQVKLEKPANRLAWQAWSSRIQFPGKGYYEVWARATDSKGQKQPMVLPGWNPKGYLNNACHRIAIKVV, from the coding sequence ATGCCCCAAGACCCTTCCAAAGACAGAAGAGGATTTCTAAAAAAAAGTACTGCCGCATTTTTGGCTTCTCTTTTAGGAGCTGAAATGGTGTTTGCCGAAAATTTCCCAAGTGGCCTGATTCCCCAGACACTTCTGGATGAAGGAGAAATACCAGGCAAGCATCCGGGTCTTACGATCCTAAATGATAGACCTGTAAATGCAGAAACACCTCCTCATCTACTTGATCCTTTAGTTACTCCTGCAGACGTGCTTTTTGTCCGAAATAACGGTATTCCCCCAACTGAAATTGATCCCCAAACCTGGACCTTAAGTTTTGGAGGGGAATCAGCAGGCAGTAAGAAATCCTATACGCTGGCGGACTTGAAAAGCAAGTTCAAGAATTACACCTACCAATTGACCCTGGAATGCGGAGGAAATGGAAGGTCAGAATTTAATCCACCAGCAAAAGGGAATCAATGGAGTACAGGTGCTGTCGGATGCCCCAAATGGACAGGTGTCAGGTTGAAGGATGTATTGGAAGATGTAGGGGTAAAATCTGATGCAATTTATATCGGATATTATGGAAAAGACAGCCATTTGAGTGGAGATCCCAATAAGAAACCCATTTCTCGTGGTGTTCCCTTATCTAAAGCAATGGAAGATGAATCTCTGATCGCATGGGCTATTAATGGGGAAGATCTGCCCTTGATGAATGGATATCCCCTCCGGCTGGTTTTTGGAGGTTGGCCGGCTTCTACTTCTGGAAAATGGTTAGAGAAAATTGTAATCCGTAATAAGGTCCATGATGGTCCCAAAATGGGCGGAAGTTCGTATCGGGTACCCTGCAAGCCTGTAGCTCCCGGAGCCAAGGTGGCTGATGAAGATATGTGCATCATTGAGTCTATGCCTGTTAAGTCCTTAATCACCTATCCCAAAAGCGGAGGAATGCTTACGGCTGGCAAAAGTCTTGAAGTCCGAGGAAAAGCATGGGCAGGTGATTTAGAAGTATCAGATATGGAAATTTCTATTGACTTCGGAGCTAGCTGGCAGCAAGTCAAATTAGAAAAGCCTGCAAATCGTTTGGCATGGCAGGCCTGGTCTTCCAGGATTCAATTCCCCGGTAAAGGATATTATGAAGTATGGGCAAGAGCCACTGATTCTAAGGGCCAAAAACAACCCATGGTTTTGCCGGGTTGGAATCCTAAAGGTTATCTCAACAATGCCTGTCATCGAATCGCAATCAAAGTAGTTTAA
- a CDS encoding serine hydrolase, which produces MKKYILPLFIFFSCISGYAQTGIPVPGMSSCDILVNQFMNTYDIPSATFALSKNGKLVYMRAFGHADIAKTEETQPYHMFRIASISKPITSVAINKLIEDGLLNYSDKVFGPNGILANNTELNAANVSDNRVFDITVQQLLEHSGGWNRDVDCITGAATPYGWDPGHCDPIGFPLHVSASLGTANPVSETSLIRFLMEKGLNFTPGTAYSYSNIGYLALGLVIEEVTGKSYEQYVKDRLLTPIGAHDMYIGKNMLMDKREREGEYLGNGYNSLDVYGNNTSVPWEYGGWNLEAMDAHGGWIASSRDLVRLLVAIDGFQTKPDLINSLTISNMTTPGANNNSYAQGWSVNSAGNWWHTGALDGTASIWARTMNGYTWAIILNKRIIDGNAGNFWGALDGLPWNCIAQTSSFPNHDLLKSPLQNGSNMVFSGDGNTSLTVSWDSGDGEKRILLVKEAETVKKFPLDGTDYLANASFGQGDDLGEGTYVAYNGNGNSVSLTDLDPSKTYHFRLFDYNQNSETGNHALYQLFDPPTEEATTSSTTGIEDLEALGINFYPNPANNQIFIELDDRNRSDEVELRNMQGQLIRSLKLENSRNSLSLEGLAPQLYLLSFKKEQEFVGIAKVLKQ; this is translated from the coding sequence ATGAAAAAGTATATTTTACCTTTATTTATTTTCTTCAGTTGTATCTCAGGATACGCACAGACCGGGATACCCGTACCAGGCATGTCTAGCTGCGATATTCTGGTAAATCAATTCATGAACACCTATGATATTCCCAGTGCGACCTTTGCCCTGTCCAAAAATGGGAAGCTGGTATATATGAGAGCATTTGGGCATGCAGATATAGCAAAAACTGAGGAAACCCAGCCTTACCATATGTTTCGGATTGCCAGTATTTCGAAGCCCATCACTTCAGTAGCTATAAATAAGTTGATCGAGGATGGTTTGCTCAATTATTCCGACAAAGTATTTGGTCCCAATGGTATCCTGGCAAATAATACAGAATTAAATGCTGCCAATGTCAGTGATAATAGGGTTTTCGATATTACCGTTCAGCAGCTCCTTGAGCATTCAGGAGGCTGGAATCGAGATGTAGATTGTATTACGGGAGCAGCGACTCCCTATGGATGGGATCCGGGGCATTGCGATCCTATAGGATTTCCCTTGCATGTCTCCGCTTCTTTGGGGACTGCCAATCCTGTCTCCGAGACAAGTTTGATCCGTTTCTTGATGGAAAAAGGCCTGAATTTTACTCCCGGGACTGCTTATTCCTATTCCAATATAGGTTATCTGGCACTAGGGCTGGTTATCGAAGAAGTAACAGGTAAATCCTATGAGCAATACGTAAAAGACCGCCTTTTAACACCTATAGGAGCTCATGATATGTACATCGGAAAAAATATGTTGATGGACAAGCGTGAAAGAGAAGGAGAATACCTGGGTAATGGATATAATTCTCTGGATGTATATGGCAATAATACCAGTGTACCCTGGGAATACGGTGGCTGGAACCTCGAAGCTATGGACGCACATGGCGGCTGGATTGCTTCTTCCCGGGATTTGGTTCGCCTATTGGTCGCCATTGATGGTTTTCAAACCAAACCGGATCTTATCAATTCATTGACGATTTCCAATATGACGACACCTGGCGCGAACAACAATTCTTATGCGCAGGGATGGTCCGTAAACAGTGCAGGAAACTGGTGGCATACAGGGGCCTTGGATGGAACGGCCAGCATTTGGGCGAGAACCATGAATGGATACACCTGGGCCATTATTCTGAACAAAAGAATTATAGATGGAAATGCCGGTAATTTCTGGGGCGCATTGGATGGCTTGCCCTGGAACTGTATTGCTCAGACCAGCAGCTTTCCCAATCACGATCTCCTCAAAAGTCCTTTACAAAACGGAAGCAATATGGTTTTTTCTGGAGATGGGAATACTTCTCTTACGGTAAGTTGGGATTCAGGAGATGGAGAGAAAAGGATTTTATTGGTAAAAGAAGCTGAGACAGTAAAGAAATTTCCCCTGGATGGGACAGATTACCTGGCAAATGCAAGCTTTGGACAAGGAGATGATTTGGGAGAAGGTACCTATGTAGCCTATAACGGAAATGGAAATAGTGTTAGCCTTACAGATTTAGATCCAAGCAAAACCTATCATTTTCGACTTTTTGACTACAACCAGAATTCCGAAACTGGCAATCATGCCCTCTATCAATTATTTGATCCTCCGACAGAAGAGGCCACAACTTCAAGCACTACCGGAATCGAAGATTTGGAAGCATTGGGAATCAACTTTTACCCCAATCCCGCTAACAATCAAATCTTCATTGAGCTTGACGACAGAAACAGAAGTGATGAGGTAGAATTGAGAAATATGCAAGGGCAGTTGATCAGAAGCCTTAAACTGGAAAATAGTCGGAATAGTCTTTCTCTTGAAGGACTGGCACCTCAGCTCTATTTGCTTAGTTTCAAAAAGGAGCAGGAATTCGTAGGAATCGCAAAAGTATTGAAACAATAG